Proteins encoded in a region of the Candidatus Saccharimonadia bacterium genome:
- a CDS encoding MDR family MFS transporter, whose amino-acid sequence MLHELSRGTKIGILVSVMVGMFLAALDQTIVGTAMPKIVAELQGLSEITWVVSAYLLAQAVSVPITSKLSDIFGRRTMFFFNVIVFLIGSILSGASPNMGWLIASRAIQGIGGGGLAAAAFTIIADIFPPRERGKWTGLVAGMFGLASVIGPTLGGYITDHLSWRWVFYVNLPVGLIALAIAAVALPNIKRDSRGRIDWLGSISIAGAVIPLLLGLIWGGSKYSWSSPTILGLFAAAAVMTAVLIAVERRAQDPVLPLRLFKHRIFNLVNLIIILSSAAMFGGILYIPVFFQMVLGQSATSSGLILLPLMVGIVFGSIVSGQIVSRTGKYRIIGLIGFATSTLGLLLLSHITTASTAGQVSLGMVILGLGLGPSLPLMPLIIQNAFGPEDTGVVTGATQFFRTIGGALGASVLGTVFNNQLTTSLKALPTAGLPDQLSTALHDPNIITSQTALNQVLAHIPHNVLPLVQPSITAYLDLSKGSIAYAISIVFTVSMALAAIALVVFYLVEERELRTSHGPTPAPAEPAVV is encoded by the coding sequence ATGCTCCACGAACTCAGCCGCGGCACCAAAATCGGCATTCTCGTCAGCGTGATGGTCGGCATGTTCTTGGCCGCCCTCGACCAAACCATCGTCGGCACCGCCATGCCCAAGATCGTGGCCGAGCTTCAAGGCCTCTCCGAAATCACCTGGGTAGTGTCAGCCTACCTGCTCGCCCAAGCCGTATCCGTGCCCATTACCTCCAAGCTTTCCGACATTTTCGGCCGTCGGACCATGTTTTTCTTCAACGTCATCGTTTTTCTCATCGGCTCCATCCTATCCGGTGCCTCACCCAACATGGGCTGGCTCATCGCCTCGCGTGCCATCCAGGGCATCGGCGGTGGGGGACTGGCCGCGGCCGCCTTCACCATCATCGCCGACATCTTCCCACCCCGCGAACGCGGCAAGTGGACCGGCCTCGTAGCCGGTATGTTTGGCCTCGCCTCGGTCATTGGCCCCACGCTCGGCGGCTACATCACCGACCACCTTTCCTGGCGCTGGGTGTTCTACGTCAACCTGCCCGTAGGCCTCATTGCCCTAGCCATCGCCGCCGTCGCCTTGCCCAACATCAAGCGCGATTCGCGCGGCCGCATCGACTGGCTTGGCTCCATCAGCATCGCCGGCGCTGTGATTCCGCTGCTGCTCGGCCTCATCTGGGGCGGCTCAAAGTATTCCTGGAGCAGCCCAACTATTCTGGGACTCTTCGCGGCCGCCGCCGTCATGACCGCCGTCCTCATCGCTGTCGAGCGCCGCGCCCAAGACCCCGTCTTGCCACTCCGGCTCTTCAAACACCGTATCTTCAATCTGGTAAACCTCATCATCATCTTGTCGTCGGCGGCCATGTTTGGCGGCATTCTCTACATTCCCGTATTCTTCCAAATGGTGCTTGGCCAAAGCGCCACCAGCTCCGGGCTCATTCTCCTGCCGCTCATGGTCGGTATTGTCTTCGGCAGTATCGTGTCGGGCCAAATCGTCTCACGCACCGGCAAGTACCGCATCATCGGCCTCATCGGCTTCGCCACCAGCACGCTCGGCCTCTTGCTCCTATCACACATCACCACCGCCAGCACCGCCGGCCAAGTGAGCCTCGGCATGGTGATCCTCGGCCTCGGCCTTGGCCCAAGCCTGCCCCTCATGCCCCTCATCATCCAAAACGCCTTCGGCCCCGAAGACACCGGCGTAGTCACCGGTGCCACTCAATTTTTCCGCACCATCGGCGGCGCGCTGGGCGCGAGTGTACTCGGCACCGTCTTCAACAACCAGCTCACCACCAGCCTCAAAGCACTACCTACTGCCGGCCTACCCGACCAGCTTTCCACTGCGCTGCATGATCCCAACATCATCACCAGCCAGACCGCGCTCAATCAGGTGCTAGCCCACATTCCCCATAACGTCCTGCCCCTGGTCCAACCCAGCATCACGGCTTACCTTGATCTCTCAAAAGGCTCCATCGCCTATGCCATTTCCATTGTCTTCACGGTTTCCATGGCGCTCGCTGCCATCGCTCTGGTCGTGTTCTACCTGGTAGAGGAGCGCGAACTGCGCACCTCGCATGGCCCGACACCCGCTCCAGCCGAACCCGCCGTCGTCTAG
- the mscL gene encoding large conductance mechanosensitive channel protein MscL, protein MLRDFKSFLLRGNVVDLAVAVVIGAAFGSVVTSLVSNLITPLIAAVGGTPDFSGLSFTINHSRFGYGLFLNSLISFLIISAVIFFFVVKPLNILLTRLQSGKEAEPTPKDPQLEVLEEIRDALQKRK, encoded by the coding sequence ATGCTCAGGGATTTTAAATCATTTTTGTTGCGCGGGAATGTGGTCGATTTGGCCGTTGCCGTGGTGATTGGGGCGGCCTTTGGGTCGGTCGTGACCTCGCTTGTAAGCAATCTTATCACCCCCCTCATTGCGGCGGTGGGCGGCACGCCGGACTTTAGCGGACTGTCATTTACGATTAATCATAGCCGGTTTGGGTACGGATTGTTTTTGAATTCGCTTATCTCGTTTTTGATAATCTCAGCCGTAATATTTTTCTTCGTGGTGAAGCCGCTCAATATCTTGCTTACCCGGCTGCAGAGTGGCAAGGAAGCGGAGCCTACGCCGAAGGATCCACAGCTGGAAGTGTTGGAGGAGATTCGGGACGCGCTCCAGAAGCGGAAGTAG
- a CDS encoding efflux RND transporter permease subunit encodes MTQPSTNWVSRTTAFFLHRRQIVIILLLGLVFGGLTALTSLRREGFPRVPVKIVVVSTVYKGAAAGEIEQTVTNPVEAAIKDVREVKSIASNSGESHSSVVATLNENANLDAALQNITSKVAGITLPPDADKPTVSQPTTGSSSFVFGLSGPASYEELLAAGRIFKREIEQVKGVKQVELASSVTDRVNVVFDPTKLTAAGVDTAHIATAVAAGNLNLPAGSSLTLDGARATALTAGRDRSLADLGATPLPTLSGGTVTLASVAAIDRVAHVNGSTNRIGIVEDGLPVAKPGLVYNVDISSDADILTVDTTLSDTLKRLADNHTLSSGIHITRLIDDAANTTDQINEIKAGAIGQSWSGIGPLGFAGYLVGGIWLLMLAMFLFVNLRIALIAGVAIPLSFFFTLMALYFGGITLNTLTLFSMILVLGLVVDPAIVVLESIQRYKDLGYTGKDGVLAAMGSIGQGLVLATLCSIIVFTPFGIVSGVFGEIIKFIPITVIPALIASFFVPLIFLAPFATRFIKPHRHAGKLGDEQAALWATSRWFKRANLYILGRVWLQIIIMIVAVVAPLATTGYLFASGKVKSAQFSKPHDTTEAMASIAYPASFTPTQVDQLARQTEQALAKHFEIASYYYLDQLRNTSGGSGSNSFTVYITLTPIKDRTITSEQMVSQLKADLPHDTAKQIYASASTLSAGPPENTYPVQLQIYEADLARLKDFTIAAGNHVRATAGVTRVSDGYTDGSVNAVQINVNKAKAAARGLNPATIGAQVSGLLGEQTLTKLALDDITLDVVSSYQDVGKYTATSDLSKITITSPTGPVQLSQIANLSNDAASGSINHQDGLRYATVRAQVDSSTTANKVQSELNDWAKSHLAAAGLSSSALENKGEDNDIAQSFLNLFAALGVAIVMIYLLLAIFFGSFLKPLIITFALPLSFLGVFPVLAILGNEFGFLEILGLITLAGIVVNVGIFVIDAANHRVAAGMPVKEAIAEATAVRFRPIFLTKITALGSLLPLAILSPFWRGLASVIIAGILTSGILSLFTTPILYVWFTKLSKLPAWIARRSRRGTQTPPATSASGARPESPPTLPAVDPSA; translated from the coding sequence ATGACACAGCCTTCCACCAATTGGGTCAGCCGCACCACAGCTTTCTTTTTGCACCGCCGCCAGATCGTCATCATTTTGCTACTCGGCCTCGTCTTCGGCGGCCTCACCGCGCTCACCAGTCTTCGCCGCGAGGGCTTTCCGCGCGTCCCCGTCAAGATCGTAGTCGTGTCCACGGTCTACAAGGGCGCTGCTGCCGGCGAGATCGAACAAACCGTCACGAATCCCGTAGAGGCCGCGATCAAGGATGTACGCGAAGTTAAGTCTATCGCCTCAAACTCCGGCGAAAGCCACTCCAGCGTCGTCGCCACGCTCAACGAAAACGCCAACCTCGACGCCGCTCTCCAAAACATCACCTCCAAGGTTGCCGGCATCACCCTGCCTCCCGACGCCGACAAACCAACCGTCAGCCAACCCACCACCGGCAGTTCGTCGTTTGTCTTTGGGCTCAGCGGGCCAGCCTCGTACGAAGAATTACTGGCTGCCGGCCGCATCTTCAAACGCGAAATCGAGCAGGTGAAAGGCGTCAAACAGGTCGAGCTGGCCTCGAGCGTCACTGATCGCGTCAACGTCGTATTTGACCCCACCAAGCTAACCGCTGCCGGCGTCGACACCGCGCACATCGCCACCGCCGTCGCCGCAGGCAACCTCAACCTACCGGCCGGCTCCAGCCTCACGCTCGACGGCGCCCGCGCCACCGCCCTTACTGCCGGCCGCGACCGCAGCCTCGCCGACCTCGGCGCCACCCCGCTACCGACGCTTTCCGGCGGCACCGTCACGCTCGCCAGCGTGGCCGCCATCGACCGCGTCGCCCATGTCAATGGCTCCACCAACCGCATCGGCATCGTCGAGGACGGTCTGCCGGTAGCCAAACCCGGCCTCGTCTACAATGTCGACATCAGCAGCGACGCCGACATCCTCACCGTCGACACCACTCTCAGCGACACCCTGAAGCGTCTGGCAGACAACCACACGCTCAGTTCAGGCATCCACATCACCCGGCTGATTGACGACGCCGCCAACACCACCGACCAAATCAACGAAATCAAAGCCGGCGCCATCGGCCAAAGCTGGAGCGGCATAGGGCCACTGGGCTTCGCTGGCTACCTCGTGGGCGGCATTTGGCTCCTGATGCTAGCGATGTTCTTGTTTGTAAACCTCCGCATAGCGCTCATCGCCGGCGTAGCCATTCCGCTGTCGTTCTTCTTTACTCTGATGGCGCTCTACTTTGGCGGTATTACCCTCAATACCCTCACGCTGTTCTCAATGATTCTCGTCCTCGGCCTCGTTGTAGACCCAGCCATCGTGGTACTCGAAAGTATTCAGCGCTACAAAGACCTCGGCTACACCGGCAAAGACGGCGTACTCGCCGCGATGGGCTCGATCGGCCAGGGCCTGGTGCTCGCCACCCTGTGCTCCATCATCGTCTTCACGCCCTTCGGGATCGTGTCGGGAGTCTTTGGCGAAATCATCAAGTTCATACCCATCACGGTCATTCCGGCGCTCATCGCCTCATTCTTCGTGCCCCTCATTTTTCTCGCCCCCTTCGCCACGCGCTTCATCAAACCCCACCGCCACGCTGGAAAGCTCGGCGACGAACAAGCCGCCCTGTGGGCCACCAGCCGCTGGTTTAAACGCGCCAACCTATACATTCTCGGCCGCGTCTGGCTGCAAATTATTATCATGATCGTCGCCGTTGTCGCGCCCCTCGCCACTACCGGATATTTGTTCGCCTCAGGCAAAGTCAAAAGCGCTCAATTTTCCAAGCCGCACGACACCACCGAAGCCATGGCAAGCATCGCGTACCCCGCCAGCTTCACGCCCACTCAGGTAGATCAGCTTGCTCGCCAAACCGAGCAAGCGCTGGCCAAGCACTTCGAAATCGCCAGCTACTATTACCTCGATCAGCTCAGGAACACATCGGGAGGCTCGGGTAGCAACAGCTTCACCGTCTACATCACACTCACCCCCATCAAAGACCGCACCATAACTTCCGAGCAGATGGTCAGTCAGCTCAAAGCCGACCTGCCCCACGACACCGCCAAACAGATTTACGCCTCAGCCAGCACCTTGTCGGCCGGGCCTCCCGAAAACACCTACCCCGTTCAACTCCAGATCTACGAAGCCGATCTGGCCAGACTCAAAGACTTCACCATCGCCGCCGGTAATCACGTCCGCGCCACCGCCGGCGTCACTCGCGTATCAGACGGCTACACCGATGGCTCCGTCAACGCCGTTCAAATCAATGTCAACAAGGCGAAAGCCGCCGCTCGCGGACTCAATCCTGCCACCATTGGCGCGCAAGTCAGCGGCTTGCTCGGCGAGCAAACGCTCACCAAGCTCGCCCTCGACGACATCACGCTCGATGTCGTCAGCTCCTATCAAGACGTCGGCAAATACACCGCCACCAGCGATCTCAGCAAAATCACCATCACCTCACCCACCGGACCCGTTCAGCTCAGCCAAATCGCCAACCTCTCCAACGACGCCGCCTCCGGCAGCATCAACCACCAAGACGGCCTGCGCTACGCCACGGTGCGCGCTCAAGTCGACAGCTCAACCACCGCCAACAAAGTCCAATCCGAGCTCAACGACTGGGCCAAATCACACCTAGCCGCCGCCGGCCTCAGCTCCAGTGCCCTCGAAAACAAGGGCGAAGACAACGACATCGCCCAATCGTTCCTCAACCTCTTTGCCGCCCTGGGCGTCGCTATCGTGATGATTTACCTCCTGCTGGCCATCTTCTTTGGCTCGTTCCTGAAACCCCTTATCATCACCTTCGCCTTGCCCCTATCGTTTCTCGGGGTGTTCCCGGTGCTAGCCATCCTGGGCAACGAATTTGGCTTCCTGGAGATCCTAGGGCTGATCACCCTAGCCGGCATCGTGGTCAACGTCGGCATCTTCGTCATCGATGCCGCCAACCACCGCGTCGCCGCTGGCATGCCCGTCAAAGAAGCCATCGCCGAAGCCACCGCCGTGCGTTTCCGGCCCATCTTCCTCACCAAGATCACCGCGCTGGGTTCACTCTTGCCGCTGGCCATCTTGAGCCCGTTCTGGCGGGGGCTAGCCTCGGTGATCATCGCCGGCATCCTCACCTCGGGCATTTTGTCGCTCTTTACCACCCCTATCCTCTATGTCTGGTTCACCAAACTCAGCAAACTACCCGCCTGGATCGCCCGCCGCTCGCGCCGCGGCACCCAAACCCCGCCGGCTACTTCCGCTTCTGGAGCGCGTCCCGAATCTCCTCCAACACTTCCAGCTGTGGATCCTTCGGCGTAG
- a CDS encoding SH3 domain-containing protein: MEAKDLHASPQPAANLMDKIAADPDIINRGAAVPAPVVTSSTPAPEVARGAGGQADLMSAGSKAPVFNWLDPQPLAPPVAAAASIPVGGMPGAGAAVPAKPRSRRLWLLLAVLAIVVAAGGVTAYAVLVRPMAEPVAQATPTPHVPTPTPTPSVAPTATPTPTPTAPATPSPTPPPVNVTAPVVAPTVEHPQAVKVTSKNGLWLRSSPDSSNQSNVIGWMPNGATVSVDATGSFWWHGTYGGKTGYFAVSYTK; the protein is encoded by the coding sequence ATGGAAGCCAAGGATCTTCATGCCAGCCCGCAGCCGGCAGCTAATTTGATGGATAAAATTGCGGCGGATCCGGACATTATCAACCGGGGCGCGGCTGTACCGGCGCCGGTGGTGACGAGTTCGACGCCGGCGCCGGAGGTGGCTCGGGGTGCGGGCGGCCAGGCGGATTTGATGAGCGCGGGTAGTAAAGCGCCGGTGTTTAATTGGCTGGACCCGCAGCCGTTGGCGCCTCCGGTGGCGGCTGCGGCGTCGATCCCGGTTGGCGGGATGCCGGGGGCCGGGGCGGCGGTGCCGGCCAAGCCGCGTAGCCGTCGGTTGTGGCTGCTGCTAGCGGTGCTGGCGATTGTGGTGGCGGCTGGTGGCGTGACGGCGTATGCGGTGCTGGTACGGCCGATGGCGGAGCCGGTGGCGCAGGCCACGCCCACGCCTCATGTGCCCACGCCCACGCCCACGCCGAGCGTCGCGCCGACTGCTACGCCGACCCCAACTCCGACGGCGCCCGCTACTCCTTCGCCCACTCCCCCACCCGTCAACGTGACGGCTCCGGTGGTGGCGCCGACCGTTGAACATCCTCAGGCGGTGAAGGTGACGTCAAAAAACGGCTTGTGGTTGCGCAGTTCGCCGGATAGCTCGAATCAGTCCAATGTGATCGGCTGGATGCCCAACGGCGCCACGGTGAGTGTGGACGCGACCGGGAGTTTTTGGTGGCATGGGACGTATGGCGGCAAGACCGGCTATTTCGCGGTGAGCTACACCAAGTAG
- the metK gene encoding methionine adenosyltransferase — protein sequence MNNHTDGRLFTSESVCAGHPDKVCDAISDAIVDAAFEQDPKSHCAIETVAGANQICLFGEIKTTAKIDYEQIARDTIKRLGYTEPSWGFSGESTFSNNIHEQSPEIALGADQDGAGDQGMMFGYACNETTELMPLPIALAHALTRRIDSAREQGELAWLRPDGKTQVTIRYQNDRPVALEKLVAAVAHREDAPATQVRADVIEHIFKPVVEKYGFQLPKDSDIVVNGTGLWHIPGPQSDAGLTGRKIVVDGYGGYARVGGGAFSGKDPSKVDRSGAYAARYIAKNIVAAGLADRCEVGLAYVIGQPRPLMQTIDTFGTATVSKDKLYAFKDKLLDTSVKGIIETLNLARPIYAATSAYGHFGRPEFPWEQIAS from the coding sequence TTGAACAACCATACCGACGGACGTCTTTTTACCAGTGAATCAGTCTGCGCCGGCCACCCCGACAAAGTCTGCGACGCCATCTCCGACGCCATCGTCGACGCCGCTTTCGAGCAAGACCCCAAGTCTCACTGCGCCATCGAAACCGTCGCCGGCGCCAACCAAATCTGCCTGTTTGGCGAAATCAAAACCACGGCCAAAATCGACTATGAACAGATCGCCCGCGATACCATCAAGCGACTCGGCTACACCGAACCAAGCTGGGGCTTCAGCGGCGAATCCACCTTTAGCAACAACATTCACGAGCAATCTCCCGAGATAGCCCTTGGCGCCGATCAAGATGGCGCCGGCGATCAAGGCATGATGTTTGGCTACGCCTGCAACGAAACCACCGAGCTCATGCCCCTGCCTATCGCTCTCGCGCACGCCCTCACTCGCCGCATCGACAGCGCCCGCGAGCAGGGTGAGCTCGCCTGGCTGCGACCCGACGGCAAAACCCAAGTCACCATCCGCTACCAAAACGACCGACCAGTGGCCCTCGAAAAATTGGTGGCCGCCGTTGCCCACCGCGAAGACGCCCCCGCCACCCAGGTTCGCGCCGATGTGATCGAGCACATATTCAAGCCGGTTGTAGAAAAATATGGCTTCCAGCTGCCAAAAGACTCCGACATCGTGGTAAACGGCACCGGCCTGTGGCACATCCCCGGCCCACAATCCGACGCCGGCCTCACCGGCCGCAAGATCGTGGTGGATGGCTACGGCGGCTACGCGCGAGTCGGCGGCGGCGCCTTTAGCGGCAAAGACCCCAGCAAAGTCGACCGCTCGGGCGCTTACGCGGCCCGCTACATCGCCAAAAACATCGTCGCCGCCGGCCTAGCCGACCGCTGCGAGGTAGGCCTGGCGTATGTCATCGGCCAGCCCCGCCCGCTCATGCAAACCATCGACACCTTCGGCACCGCCACCGTCAGCAAGGACAAACTCTACGCCTTCAAAGACAAACTGCTCGACACCAGCGTGAAGGGCATCATCGAAACGCTCAATCTGGCGCGGCCGATCTACGCCGCCACCTCTGCCTACGGACACTTTGGCCGCCCAGAATTCCCCTGGGAACAAATCGCCAGCTAA
- a CDS encoding AAA family ATPase encodes MSYVLSQDQAAALRQIGAWYRGKTAPFLTLGGYAGTGKTTLISYLRQALTEHDVDATVGFCAYTGKATRVLQDKLRESRTMRRGDSVSTIHSLIYSTEEGPGGAVKWVRKEALDRSLIVVDEASMVDESIWQDLLSFGIPILAVGDHGQLPPVGSAFNLMEKPTLRLERIFRQEADSPIIEVATIARETGLLAVREYGAGVRKLDRAQPETGTIVQELLSNWRPDLLVLCGYNATRVKLNQAMREMRDMVAPEPQSGDRVVCLRNNRTKHLFNGMLGRIVRVVPAMGEEGAAWYEAEIELEGEDYVYTGYILREQFGAATTLKDVPVGPDGERGDLWDFGYALTVHKAQGSQAPAVLVFEERFARSSDEEWRRWLYTAVTRAELELTVVGPDTGGGPE; translated from the coding sequence ATGAGTTATGTGTTGTCACAAGATCAAGCGGCGGCTTTGCGCCAGATCGGGGCCTGGTATCGGGGCAAGACGGCGCCGTTTTTGACGCTGGGCGGGTATGCGGGAACGGGTAAAACGACGCTTATCTCGTACCTGCGCCAGGCGCTGACCGAGCACGATGTTGACGCTACTGTGGGTTTTTGTGCGTACACCGGCAAGGCTACGCGGGTGCTCCAAGATAAGCTGCGCGAGAGTCGGACGATGCGGCGTGGCGATAGTGTGTCGACGATTCACAGTCTCATCTACAGCACCGAGGAGGGGCCTGGCGGGGCGGTGAAATGGGTGCGCAAGGAGGCCTTGGACCGCAGCCTGATCGTGGTGGACGAGGCGAGCATGGTGGACGAATCGATCTGGCAGGATTTGCTGAGCTTTGGCATTCCGATTTTGGCCGTGGGCGACCATGGGCAGCTGCCGCCGGTGGGGTCGGCGTTTAACTTAATGGAAAAACCGACGTTGCGGTTGGAGCGGATTTTTCGGCAAGAGGCCGACTCCCCCATCATCGAGGTGGCGACCATCGCGCGCGAGACGGGACTGCTGGCGGTGCGCGAATATGGGGCGGGGGTGCGCAAACTCGACCGCGCGCAGCCGGAGACGGGCACGATTGTGCAGGAGTTGTTGTCGAATTGGCGGCCGGATTTGCTGGTACTGTGCGGCTACAACGCGACGCGGGTGAAGCTCAACCAGGCAATGCGCGAGATGCGTGATATGGTCGCGCCCGAGCCGCAATCCGGCGACCGGGTGGTGTGTTTGCGCAACAATCGCACCAAGCATTTGTTTAACGGCATGCTGGGGCGGATTGTGCGGGTGGTGCCGGCCATGGGCGAGGAGGGCGCGGCGTGGTATGAGGCGGAAATTGAGCTGGAGGGCGAGGATTATGTTTACACCGGGTATATTTTGCGTGAGCAATTTGGGGCGGCTACGACGCTCAAAGACGTGCCGGTGGGGCCGGACGGGGAGCGCGGCGACCTGTGGGATTTTGGCTACGCGCTGACGGTGCACAAGGCCCAAGGCTCGCAGGCGCCGGCGGTACTGGTGTTTGAGGAGCGGTTTGCGCGCTCAAGTGATGAGGAATGGCGACGCTGGCTGTACACGGCGGTTACGCGGGCTGAGCTGGAATTGACGGTGGTGGGGCCAGATACCGGCGGCGGCCCAGAATGA
- a CDS encoding DNA-3-methyladenine glycosylase, whose product MAIVPRPTPPPSPYQWLCQDVLVVAPQLLGWELVSTIDGAETAGRIVEVEAYHGAEDPASHAFRGIRPRTAPMALGGGHIYAYRSYGIHTCVNLVTGAPGSSGQAVLIRALEPTTGLDLMAARRGLTQVRLLCKGPGRLTQALGIALDDSDTAMGSKISLRPPQQRTEAATIVAGPRIGVSQAKDYPWRFYLKNNRFVSR is encoded by the coding sequence ATGGCCATCGTACCACGCCCCACCCCACCTCCCTCACCGTATCAATGGCTCTGCCAAGACGTGCTCGTGGTAGCCCCACAACTGCTTGGCTGGGAGCTCGTAAGTACAATTGATGGCGCCGAAACCGCCGGACGGATCGTGGAAGTAGAGGCCTATCACGGCGCCGAGGACCCGGCCAGCCACGCTTTTCGCGGAATTCGTCCCCGGACCGCCCCCATGGCTCTCGGGGGCGGCCACATCTACGCGTACCGCAGCTATGGTATTCACACGTGCGTGAATCTCGTCACTGGAGCGCCCGGATCATCGGGCCAGGCCGTGCTCATCCGAGCGCTTGAGCCCACCACCGGGCTAGACCTCATGGCCGCCCGCCGCGGCCTCACCCAAGTCCGTCTCCTCTGCAAAGGTCCCGGCCGGCTCACCCAGGCCCTAGGCATCGCCCTAGACGACTCCGACACAGCCATGGGCAGCAAGATCTCACTCCGGCCACCACAACAGCGCACCGAAGCCGCCACGATTGTCGCCGGTCCGCGCATTGGTGTCAGCCAAGCCAAGGACTATCCCTGGCGCTTCTACCTCAAAAATAATCGCTTTGTTTCGCGCTAA
- a CDS encoding thermonuclease family protein has product MKTELIPSLRHRRRHRLKITGGLIGLIALLGAALFQATPPTITQTVLDAQPGLAHVTRVVDGDTMDIELGGHKDTVRFLGIDTPETHDPRKPVQCFGQAAAAHTKALLEDKNVRLEPDPTNSNRDKYHRLLRYVYLPDGTLVNAEIIRDGYAFAYTVFPLVRLDEFRALETEARSANRGLWAGCNINESDKIKQTTSSK; this is encoded by the coding sequence ATGAAAACCGAACTTATACCCTCACTACGCCATCGCCGCCGGCACCGCCTCAAGATCACCGGCGGCCTCATCGGACTCATCGCCCTCCTCGGCGCCGCGCTGTTCCAAGCCACCCCGCCCACCATCACCCAAACCGTCCTCGACGCCCAGCCCGGCCTAGCACACGTCACGCGTGTCGTCGACGGCGACACCATGGACATCGAGCTCGGCGGCCACAAAGACACCGTGCGCTTCCTCGGCATTGATACGCCCGAAACCCACGACCCCCGCAAACCCGTCCAATGCTTTGGCCAAGCCGCCGCCGCGCACACCAAGGCGCTCCTCGAGGACAAAAACGTGCGCCTCGAACCCGACCCCACCAACTCCAACCGCGACAAATACCACCGCCTCCTACGCTACGTCTACCTACCAGACGGCACCCTCGTAAACGCCGAGATCATCCGCGACGGCTACGCCTTCGCCTATACCGTATTCCCGCTCGTAAGACTCGATGAATTTCGCGCCCTCGAAACCGAAGCGCGCAGCGCCAACCGCGGCCTCTGGGCCGGCTGCAATATCAACGAATCCGACAAAATCAAGCAAACCACCAGCTCGAAGTAG